One window of Saccharopolyspora phatthalungensis genomic DNA carries:
- a CDS encoding NUDIX domain-containing protein produces the protein MTDTALPPALDSHTLLVAAVIVHDRAAGQVLLIQRGPDAKFAPQHWDLPVGKADKGEIITTTAVRELKEETGLIVDPAELNIAGIIHGAWGVEAPNGFLTVVFVAHTWTGQPVNAEPHKHSQVTWFPVEQVPTQFVSTTREALVNYLQHGPMVLTDGF, from the coding sequence GTGACCGATACCGCCCTGCCCCCGGCGCTCGATTCCCACACCCTGCTCGTCGCCGCCGTCATCGTTCACGACAGGGCGGCGGGGCAGGTGCTGCTGATCCAGCGCGGCCCCGATGCCAAGTTCGCTCCGCAGCACTGGGACCTGCCCGTCGGCAAAGCGGACAAAGGCGAGATCATCACCACCACCGCCGTCCGAGAACTGAAAGAAGAGACGGGCCTGATCGTGGATCCGGCCGAACTGAACATCGCGGGCATCATCCACGGCGCATGGGGCGTTGAGGCCCCCAACGGATTCCTGACCGTTGTTTTCGTGGCGCACACCTGGACCGGCCAGCCGGTCAACGCAGAGCCGCACAAACATTCTCAGGTGACCTGGTTCCCCGTCGAGCAGGTACCGACACAGTTCGTGTCGACAACCCGTGAAGCACTGGTGAACTATCTCCAGCATGGGCCGATGGTGCTCACCGACGGCTTCTAG